A section of the Subtercola frigoramans genome encodes:
- a CDS encoding alcohol dehydrogenase catalytic domain-containing protein, with product MQALVQMRPEHDSTTLADVPVPKPGRGQVLIAPRAVGVCGSDLHTWRGTVSWQLATPVILGHEMAGEIVDIGAECGPWRVGDRVVCETNGSVCGKCRMCRTGSPQHCPDLKVFGAHTDGFFAARCIASIETLHSIPTELDFVTASMTEPVAVAYAGVISRGHLELGEHVVVVGAGAIGIFAAQIARAAGAASVTLIGVDRDVPKAPLIASLGLGELVVSGRDNVVEAVKGQTRQLGADLVIDAAGVSAAMQTALDVVAVGGRIVKIGWGPNPFGYSLDPVVAKVVSIVGSRGHGWLDWERVLTLLSSRTIDVDSCISAKYEIGEWETAFRDMESGRNVKSVVLFHD from the coding sequence ATGCAGGCACTCGTGCAAATGCGGCCAGAGCACGACAGCACGACCTTGGCCGATGTGCCAGTACCAAAACCCGGGCGCGGACAAGTCTTGATCGCCCCCCGTGCCGTAGGAGTTTGCGGCTCCGACCTTCACACGTGGCGGGGTACCGTCAGCTGGCAGTTGGCTACCCCAGTAATCCTGGGACACGAAATGGCGGGCGAAATCGTTGACATAGGCGCGGAGTGCGGTCCTTGGCGGGTCGGCGACCGTGTGGTGTGTGAAACCAACGGTTCAGTGTGTGGAAAGTGTCGAATGTGCCGCACTGGAAGTCCTCAGCATTGTCCAGATCTGAAGGTTTTCGGGGCGCATACCGATGGATTCTTCGCCGCCAGGTGCATCGCAAGTATTGAAACCCTGCACTCCATACCCACCGAGTTGGATTTCGTTACCGCGTCGATGACCGAGCCAGTGGCAGTCGCCTACGCCGGCGTCATCAGCAGAGGCCATCTCGAATTGGGTGAACACGTTGTCGTCGTCGGAGCAGGTGCCATCGGCATTTTCGCTGCGCAAATCGCTCGGGCAGCAGGGGCCGCAAGCGTCACTCTCATCGGAGTCGATCGTGACGTGCCCAAAGCCCCCTTGATAGCTTCTCTGGGGCTCGGCGAACTAGTGGTATCCGGCCGCGACAACGTAGTTGAGGCAGTGAAGGGTCAAACCAGACAACTCGGCGCAGATCTGGTGATCGATGCCGCTGGCGTAAGTGCCGCCATGCAGACCGCACTCGATGTCGTCGCAGTCGGCGGAAGAATCGTGAAAATAGGGTGGGGACCAAACCCATTCGGCTACAGCCTCGATCCCGTCGTGGCAAAGGTCGTCTCAATAGTCGGATCACGCGGCCACGGATGGCTCGATTGGGAACGAGTACTCACTCTGCTGAGTTCACGCACAATCGACGTTGATTCATGCATCAGTGCAAAGTATGAGATCGGTGAATGGGAGACCGCGTTCAGGGACATGGAATCGGGCCGGAATGTGAAATCAGTCGTGCTCTTTCATGACTGA
- a CDS encoding sugar phosphate isomerase/epimerase family protein, giving the protein MTLRVGIQMYSVRDELAADPIATIRAVIAMGYQNLEFANLTTTDPGVGFAADPSELREVIEADGGTVLSTHLQQIDPERIDDVIAFHRELGTKYLVSKLLYRNLDDIDDIARNINRLGEKMADVGIQQLVHTSLFRSHGDRTDLDELLTRLAPEYRNLELDTYWVHRSGLDVVQIIERYGEWIRVLHQKDLPFSIRQPVNIIAALPADAPLVSETYYQDERYVSPDNFTEIGAGILPLQQTIDAAIEHTDANYILVEQDWSSQSGLKSVEQSIAALLRTNGVTL; this is encoded by the coding sequence ATGACACTACGCGTCGGAATTCAGATGTACTCCGTTCGTGACGAATTGGCAGCCGACCCGATAGCCACGATCAGGGCGGTCATCGCGATGGGTTACCAGAACCTCGAATTTGCCAACTTGACGACCACCGATCCCGGGGTCGGCTTCGCCGCGGACCCCTCGGAATTACGCGAAGTGATTGAGGCCGATGGTGGCACGGTTCTAAGCACCCATCTTCAGCAGATTGACCCAGAACGAATTGATGATGTCATCGCATTTCATCGCGAACTCGGCACGAAGTACCTGGTTTCGAAACTGCTTTATCGAAATCTCGACGATATCGACGATATCGCCCGGAATATCAATCGGTTGGGGGAGAAGATGGCAGATGTCGGCATCCAACAGCTCGTGCACACGTCGCTCTTCAGGAGCCACGGTGATCGAACTGATCTAGACGAACTGTTGACTCGCCTTGCGCCGGAGTATCGGAATCTCGAGCTCGACACCTATTGGGTACATCGAAGCGGGCTCGATGTCGTGCAAATCATCGAGCGGTACGGCGAGTGGATTCGAGTACTGCACCAGAAGGATCTGCCTTTCAGTATCCGACAGCCCGTCAACATTATTGCTGCCCTGCCTGCCGATGCACCCCTGGTTTCCGAAACGTATTACCAAGATGAACGCTATGTTTCTCCAGACAATTTCACAGAAATTGGTGCAGGAATATTACCGCTTCAACAAACCATCGATGCAGCGATCGAGCACACCGACGCGAACTACATTTTGGTCGAACAGGATTGGTCGAGTCAAAGCGGTCTGAAAAGCGTAGAACAGAGCATCGCAGCACTACTCCGTACTAATGGGGTGACGCTGTGA
- a CDS encoding sugar phosphate isomerase/epimerase family protein, protein MKIGLQMYSVRNHMAESPLETTRSVIEMGYKNLEFANLTMADPGVGFAVDPGELRDLVETLGATTVSTHVWPLDQTNIDDVIVFHRELGTQYIVSKFLPATLDEALDSVPNLRMVGERLANEGIGHLIHNGVLRTSAGRKDLDLVLEQVDPDLLGVELDTYWALRSGLDPVEAVNRYGERIRILHQKDIPEHIQQPVDLDAAYPSDQAVSVESLYLNPKYVAEDNFVELGRGSMPLQNIINMASVNSESEYIFVEQDYSELDELESVRLSLTTLLAQSGLSQ, encoded by the coding sequence ATGAAAATTGGCCTTCAGATGTATTCGGTCCGCAACCACATGGCGGAATCCCCGCTTGAAACCACACGTTCGGTCATCGAGATGGGTTACAAGAACCTCGAGTTCGCTAACCTCACCATGGCTGACCCTGGAGTTGGCTTTGCGGTAGACCCGGGCGAACTCCGAGACCTCGTGGAAACTCTCGGCGCTACGACAGTCAGCACCCATGTATGGCCACTAGACCAGACCAATATCGATGACGTGATCGTCTTTCACCGAGAACTTGGCACGCAATACATCGTGTCCAAATTCTTGCCCGCCACCCTAGATGAAGCTCTCGACTCGGTCCCCAACTTGCGCATGGTTGGCGAGAGGCTCGCAAACGAAGGGATTGGACACTTGATTCACAACGGAGTGCTTCGCACCTCAGCAGGCAGAAAAGATCTCGATCTTGTCCTAGAGCAAGTCGACCCCGACCTGCTGGGTGTGGAGCTCGACACATATTGGGCATTGCGAAGCGGACTTGATCCGGTAGAGGCGGTCAACCGGTACGGGGAAAGAATTCGGATACTGCACCAAAAGGACATTCCGGAACACATTCAGCAGCCCGTGGACCTTGACGCCGCGTATCCAAGCGACCAGGCCGTCTCGGTGGAATCCCTTTACCTCAACCCGAAATATGTCGCTGAAGACAACTTCGTCGAGCTTGGTCGCGGTTCGATGCCGTTGCAAAACATCATCAACATGGCCTCAGTGAACTCTGAATCAGAATACATATTCGTCGAACAGGACTACTCCGAGCTCGACGAATTAGAAAGCGTGAGATTGAGCTTGACGACACTCTTAGCTCAGAGCGGATTGTCACAATGA
- a CDS encoding ABC transporter permease: MSLTQKTSPLSGEAIATRLLDNMVVLIFLALALALAMVSPLFLTPDNVLNVIRQVSVIIIISVGFTLVLGSGEIDLSVGAVMGLTGVFMAQMMVAGVPSFLAVILGLGIGVLLGFVNAALITVFNLNPLITTLATAGVFRGFIYIVTNTKPVSGLPANFIFIGQGSVLGIPIPILIMIVSVIAIFILINRTVFGRRAIAIGGGRNAAIVSGVSLPRIRFAVYGVMGLMAALAGAVQTARSASAQVGAGDGIELDAIAAVVIGGTALWGGNARIIGTVFGCLIVGMVANGLNLLAINANWQVVAKGALILLAIVIDSVSTQLVQQLRRRSRLRTERLQAVESPATTEGVLQ, encoded by the coding sequence ATGTCTCTCACGCAAAAGACTTCGCCACTTTCTGGTGAAGCGATCGCGACTCGTCTGCTTGACAACATGGTCGTCCTGATCTTCTTGGCGCTTGCCTTAGCGCTGGCCATGGTTTCGCCTCTCTTCCTCACGCCTGACAACGTTCTCAACGTCATCCGCCAGGTTTCTGTGATCATCATCATCAGTGTCGGATTCACACTCGTCTTGGGTAGCGGCGAAATCGACCTGTCGGTCGGGGCAGTGATGGGTCTTACTGGCGTGTTTATGGCACAAATGATGGTGGCCGGTGTTCCGAGCTTTCTCGCCGTTATTCTCGGTCTGGGAATCGGGGTGCTTCTCGGGTTTGTCAACGCAGCCCTCATCACCGTGTTCAACCTCAACCCCTTGATCACGACACTGGCCACGGCAGGTGTTTTCCGTGGGTTCATTTACATAGTTACGAACACCAAGCCGGTGAGTGGCCTGCCCGCCAACTTCATCTTCATCGGTCAAGGTAGCGTCCTCGGGATTCCAATCCCGATTCTCATCATGATCGTGTCCGTCATCGCGATATTCATCCTGATCAACAGGACCGTCTTTGGACGACGGGCCATAGCGATCGGTGGTGGCCGGAATGCCGCCATCGTCTCCGGCGTTAGTTTGCCCCGAATCCGATTCGCCGTATACGGGGTGATGGGTTTGATGGCAGCTCTCGCAGGAGCCGTACAGACCGCTCGGTCAGCTTCGGCCCAGGTCGGGGCCGGCGATGGTATCGAATTGGACGCCATTGCCGCGGTCGTCATCGGCGGCACCGCGTTGTGGGGAGGAAATGCGCGAATAATCGGAACAGTTTTCGGTTGTCTCATCGTTGGGATGGTGGCGAACGGGCTCAATCTGCTGGCGATCAATGCGAATTGGCAGGTTGTCGCCAAAGGAGCGCTGATCCTTCTTGCCATTGTGATCGATTCGGTTTCCACTCAGCTGGTTCAACAACTCCGAAGGCGTAGTCGGCTGCGGACAGAGCGCCTACAAGCTGTGGAGAGTCCCGCGACGACTGAGGGAGTGCTCCAATGA
- a CDS encoding sugar ABC transporter ATP-binding protein has protein sequence MLEVTKGYAGVQALRDASFHLRTGEVMALVGENGAGKSTLMKILLGLVQRDRGRIEIMGNPVEFAAPVEALNSGIAMIHQEISLVEGLSVAENVWLGRENDFAHLGFVGHRSRVRATRALLTRLGFDIDPEALVGSLSIAQMQLVEIARAVSYESQVIVMDEPTSALTPSEISLLYRTIRSLAAEGIGIVYISHKLDEIFDLADRITVMRDGVTIGLYESSAISPKQLVSLIAGKELAVAERKRVHHEFGGEAIRVEGLSGDAFTDVTFALRRGEVLGFCGLMGAGRTEIVRAIYGLDPVRAGSIYLDGAPITVGSPRRAVRLGIGLITEDRLRSGSIFPYSVMKNSTLASIDKFKRGFTISRKNEIVAYRSVADALGIKAGSPRSLIGELSGGNQQKVLISRWLHREPKVLILDEPTRGIDVGAKAEIYALIDRLASRGVAVIIVSSEIPELFAICDRIAVIRQGYIVAEHPAAETTAEELLSEAFGVQPTQEPI, from the coding sequence ATGCTTGAAGTGACAAAGGGGTACGCCGGCGTCCAGGCGCTGAGGGATGCCTCGTTTCACTTGCGGACCGGCGAAGTGATGGCACTCGTGGGGGAAAATGGTGCCGGGAAATCCACACTGATGAAGATCCTTTTGGGTCTGGTTCAGCGGGATCGGGGCCGCATCGAGATCATGGGTAACCCCGTCGAGTTCGCTGCACCGGTTGAAGCCCTCAACAGCGGAATCGCTATGATCCATCAGGAGATCAGTCTTGTGGAGGGCTTAAGCGTCGCGGAGAACGTTTGGCTCGGTCGGGAGAACGATTTCGCGCACCTAGGTTTCGTTGGTCACCGTTCTCGTGTTCGTGCCACCCGCGCACTGCTTACTCGGCTGGGGTTTGACATAGACCCGGAGGCGCTCGTTGGGAGCCTGAGCATTGCCCAGATGCAGCTTGTTGAGATCGCACGAGCTGTCTCATATGAGTCTCAGGTCATCGTCATGGATGAACCGACTTCAGCTCTCACTCCGAGCGAGATCAGTCTGTTGTACCGAACCATCCGTTCCCTCGCCGCCGAAGGAATCGGTATCGTCTACATTTCACACAAGTTGGATGAAATTTTCGACCTTGCCGATCGCATCACTGTGATGCGTGATGGCGTGACCATCGGACTGTACGAGAGTTCGGCGATCTCTCCGAAGCAGCTTGTCTCGTTGATTGCTGGGAAGGAATTGGCGGTCGCTGAGCGCAAGCGCGTTCACCACGAATTCGGCGGTGAGGCCATACGGGTAGAGGGTCTAAGCGGTGATGCGTTCACTGACGTGACCTTCGCGCTTCGTAGGGGAGAGGTTCTGGGCTTTTGTGGACTCATGGGAGCGGGACGAACTGAAATAGTCCGTGCGATCTACGGTCTTGATCCTGTGCGAGCAGGGTCGATTTATCTAGACGGAGCCCCAATAACTGTGGGTTCACCTCGACGTGCCGTGCGCTTGGGCATTGGTCTGATCACCGAGGATCGGTTGCGGTCAGGCTCAATTTTTCCGTACTCAGTCATGAAGAATTCAACTCTTGCCTCCATCGATAAGTTCAAACGTGGGTTCACAATCAGCCGCAAAAACGAGATCGTGGCATACAGATCGGTAGCCGACGCGCTCGGGATCAAGGCCGGATCGCCACGTTCGCTCATCGGCGAATTGAGTGGAGGCAACCAACAAAAGGTGCTCATCTCGCGTTGGCTACATCGCGAACCGAAAGTCCTCATCCTCGATGAGCCAACGCGCGGCATTGACGTTGGTGCGAAGGCGGAGATCTACGCGTTGATTGATCGGCTCGCGAGTCGTGGGGTGGCCGTGATCATTGTCTCTTCAGAGATTCCTGAACTCTTCGCGATCTGTGACCGCATCGCCGTCATCCGCCAGGGCTACATCGTCGCAGAACACCCTGCGGCAGAAACGACAGCTGAAGAGCTTCTTTCGGAAGCGTTCGGCGTACAACCAACCCAGGAGCCCATCTGA
- a CDS encoding sugar ABC transporter substrate-binding protein, producing MFRTNRRLQVGSLAAIFAASALVLSGCASGATPSSGATTIAYSVESLDEGQSNVVSQMKLRVNELNKAGANITLDVFGADNKVDRQNNDIESIVTRKTQALLLTAVDPAGSLSAAQAAHDAGVKVIDVRGTLGKDKIDAVYDGLNEELIGQVLEDHTRQYLKDNPTAVLKFGLIKGGETFTSTHVRVEGIKKLAAEMPDRVQILAEDYGDWTTDKAASLMEDWSVRYPDMNALATSSDEMTLGTVNVLKSKGNLDKFFIVSVNGSDNGLKMLDAKEINATVGIDFGEYGAGLIDAAIAAIKGEVKDGQAYTTGADKVTVLVDSSNLADFEAKKKAEDAAAAALK from the coding sequence ATGTTCCGTACGAATCGCCGCCTTCAGGTTGGCTCGCTCGCTGCCATATTCGCCGCCTCTGCTCTTGTCCTGTCTGGGTGCGCATCCGGTGCAACCCCGTCGAGCGGCGCCACCACGATCGCATATTCGGTTGAGTCCCTTGACGAGGGTCAGTCGAACGTTGTTTCGCAGATGAAGCTTCGAGTAAATGAATTGAATAAGGCTGGCGCGAACATTACGTTGGATGTTTTCGGAGCGGACAACAAGGTTGACAGGCAGAACAACGACATCGAGTCGATCGTGACTCGGAAGACCCAAGCGCTTCTGCTTACCGCAGTCGACCCCGCTGGCTCCCTGTCTGCCGCTCAGGCAGCGCATGACGCCGGCGTGAAAGTCATTGACGTCCGAGGCACTCTCGGAAAAGACAAGATTGACGCCGTCTACGACGGTCTCAACGAAGAATTGATCGGTCAAGTTCTCGAGGATCACACACGGCAGTATCTGAAGGACAATCCGACCGCTGTGCTGAAGTTCGGACTGATTAAGGGAGGGGAAACTTTTACGAGCACGCATGTGCGTGTCGAGGGCATCAAGAAACTGGCTGCCGAGATGCCTGATCGTGTGCAGATTCTCGCTGAAGACTACGGAGACTGGACGACGGATAAGGCAGCGAGCCTCATGGAAGACTGGTCAGTTCGCTATCCAGATATGAATGCTCTCGCTACCTCTTCCGATGAGATGACTCTTGGCACAGTAAACGTTCTGAAGTCCAAGGGGAACCTCGACAAGTTCTTCATCGTCAGCGTAAATGGCTCGGATAATGGGCTGAAGATGCTGGACGCGAAGGAGATCAACGCCACGGTGGGAATCGATTTCGGCGAGTATGGCGCTGGATTGATCGATGCGGCGATCGCTGCCATAAAAGGCGAGGTGAAGGACGGTCAGGCGTACACCACGGGTGCGGACAAAGTGACGGTTCTGGTGGATTCTTCGAATCTGGCCGATTTTGAAGCCAAGAAGAAGGCCGAAGACGCCGCTGCGGCAGCGCTCAAATGA